From the genome of Miscanthus floridulus cultivar M001 chromosome 10, ASM1932011v1, whole genome shotgun sequence, one region includes:
- the LOC136489272 gene encoding uncharacterized protein: MALGASASGPVSPGGGGEGAPGLAIARPRAEANTPETRASAKRAVSPMGSMAEVERAMAGVIQLPPQGVEGALESGEGRPVPAGTEVVPLLLPLPPPLPRTRDAVKKLLLPHLSRKRQAKATALVPLKALKVSASATARWVVDAQAALQRGAASARATEAATKQSRDEVTMPREAVALEASEAEAPTIAEATEGEARAPRTSEAEVVETGVSRTSEAEVVETRVSRTTKAEAAEAGASRTTEAKVAEASSGAAEASA; the protein is encoded by the exons ATGGCGCTCGGGGCATCGGCGAGTGGCCCAGTGtctccgggaggaggaggagagggcgccCCAGGGCTGGCGATCGCCCGCCCTAGGGCTGAGGCCAACACGCCCGAGACACGGGCGTCGGCGAAGCGGGCtgtcagcccgatgggctcgatgGCAGAGGTGGAGCGGGCGATGGCGGGGGTGATCCAACTGCCTCCGCAAGGGGTCGAGGGAGCGCTGGAGTCTGGTGAGGGCCGACCGGTACCAGCGGGTACTGAGGTCGTGCCGCtgttgctgccgctgccaccaccactGCCGAGGACGAGGGACGCAGTGAAGAAGCTGTTGCTTCCCCATTTGAG CCGGAAGCGTCAGGCGAAAGCGACCGCTCTGGTgccacttaaggcgctcaaggtgagcgccAGCGCCACCGCCCGATGGGTGGTGGACGCGCAGGCTGCCTTGCAGCGTGGTGCGGCGTCGGCCAGGGCCACCGAGGCGGCCACGAAGCAGTCGAGGGATGAGGTGACTATGCCCCGCGAGGCCGTGGCCCTCGAGGCAAGTGAGGCCGAGGCGCCTAcaatcgctgaggccaccgagggtgaggcCAGGGCCCCTAGGACCTCTGAGGCTGAGGTGGTGGAGACCGGGGTTTCCAGGACCTCCGAGGCTGAGGTGGTGGAGACTAGGGTTTCTAGGACCACCAAAGCTGAGGCGGCGGAGGCCGGTGcttctaggaccaccgaggctaaGGTGGCAGAGGCTAGCTCGGGCGCGGCAGAGGCGTCGGCCTAG